One part of the Candida albicans SC5314 chromosome R, complete sequence genome encodes these proteins:
- a CDS encoding uncharacterized protein (Protein with an enoyl-CoA hydratase related domain; Spider biofilm induced) encodes MSDPITYEVKDRAVLITLNNPKKLNSLTIPQYDILCKFLERANNEEGTIITLIQSTGRVFSAGANADFVTSQDTELDTWLNLSVAKQTFLVQTFLAHKKILAVALNGPAIGLSASFVALCDLVYVNDLSKTFFLTPFANIGILAEGGTSATLPIRLGWSKAAEALLLSKRISGQDLQNAGLVNKHYGGKFKTAEEFNSTVLGELLDATENLHVDSILQNKELLKQIYKPAISMVNSQEVSRGVYKWTSGIPKDRFKKLASGELKHKL; translated from the coding sequence ATGTCAGACCCAATCACTTATGAAGTCAAAGACAGAGCAGTATTGATTACTTTGAACAATCCAAAAAAACTCAACTCCTTAACCATACCACAATATGATATACTTTGCAAATTCTTAGAAAGAGCAAACAACGAAGAGGGCACTATCATCACTTTGATTCAATCTACAGGCAGGGTCTTCTCTGCAGGTGCCAATGCTGATTTTGTTACCTCCCAAGATACCGAACTTGACACTTGGTTGAACTTGTCAGTGGCAAAGCAAACATTTTTGGTGCAAACGTTTCTTGCCCACAAAAAGATCCTTGCAGTCGCTTTGAATGGACCTGCTATAGGATTATCAGCATCCTTTGTGGCACTTTGTGATTTGGTCTATGTCAATGACTTGTCAAAAACATTCTTTTTAACTCCCTTTGCAAATATTGGTATTCTCGCTGAAGGTGGTACATCGGCCACACTTCCAATTCGTTTAGGCTGGTCCAAAGCTGCCGAagcattgttgttgtccAAGAGAATTTCTGGTcaagatttacaaaatgCTGGGCTCGTAAACAAACACTATGGAGGGAAATTTAAAACAGCTGAAGAGTTCAATTCCACCGTCTTGGGCGAGTTGCTCGACGCTACAGAAAACTTGCATGTTGACTCGATTTTGCAAAATAAGGAATTGTTGAAACAGATTTACAAGCCAGCCATTAGTATGGTTAACTCTCAAGAAGTCTCCAGAGGAGTTTATAAATGGACTTCGGGAATCCCTAAAGATAGATTCAAGAAACTTGCCAGTGGCGAGTTAAAACACAAGTTGTAG
- the PRP8 gene encoding U4/U6-U5 snRNP complex subunit (Protein similar to S. cerevisiae Prp8, a component of the U4/U6-U5 snRNP complex; repressed by alpha pheromone in SpiderM medium) — translation MGRKLPPPPPPPGISNKNKRRKENDGKPITENSNGAGKQQLPPPPPPPSSSQSLNSKLRPPPPPPPPPPPSADSKKQSAPSTSLENEQEPRKRTWSNVVKSRRQKKSDTKRSATQVIPQKPEMPPQHLRKIMIDHGDLTSNKIASDKRSHLGSLKYLPHALLKLLENMPQPWEQQKEVKVLYHTTGAITFVNEIPRVIEPVYIAQWATTWNMMRREKKDRKHFKRMRFPPFDDEEPPLDWLENLDDTELVDAIRSKEIEDDDELRDWFYDTRPLVEDPDIVNGDSYRKWNLDFGTMNKLYQLSRPILHEGQTQKFDKNSLFTAKSLNVAIPGGPKFEPLFKDKINNPELEDFTEFNSVDRIIFRQPIKTEYKVELPFLYNSFVKKVSVSPLGAPLDCRSQQPQSKGLPAFTFNPKFNLIVPKTQPKKSEDKDDDDDDNNDFALDVEPFLSWTTTEETNDIEEFGEVPVEPKGTADALDLFFAPYPFNRRRGKTIRAQDAALTKDWYLHQAPKSSNTKVRVSYQKLLKNYVLNEVHKRPNSRRRSHKNKHQKLLRSLKMTKYFQQTTIDWVEAGIQVCRQGFNMLNLLIHKRGLTYLHLDYNFNLKPTKTLSTKERKKSRFGNAFHLIRELLRAVKMIVDSHIQYRLGNVDAYQLADGLYYLFNHLGQLTGIYRYKYKVMHQIRQCKDLKHIIYQRFNKVIGKGPGCGFWQPAWRVWLFFLRGIIPLLERWLGNLIARQFEGRRQNDVAKTITKQRVDAYYDIELRAQVMHDILDMIPEGLKQSKSKTVLQHLSEAWRCWKANIPWKVPGLPKPIESIIERYIKAKADGWISVAHYNRERIRKGAHVEKTVARKNLGRLTRLWIKNEQERQMNFGKNGPFVSPDEGVKIFQTMVSWLESRKFNPIPFPPISYKHDTKLLVLALENLKESYSANAKLNSAQREELALIEQAYDNPHECLVRIKKFLLTQRIFKEVGLEMMDYYSHLVPTYSVDPLEKITDAYLDQYLWYEADKRRLFPNWVKPSDDEIPPLLVYKWCQGINNLHSVWNTSAGECGVMLETSLNKFSENIDFTLLNRLLRLIMDTNIADYITSKNNVSLTFKDMNHVNQYGIIRGLQFASFVYQYYGLVVDLLILGLDRALEIAGPVQNPNNFLQFKDLETETASPIRLYSRYLDKIHIFFQFDNEEASGLIQDYLSEHPDPNFENVVGYNNHRCWPRDSRMRLMRHDVNLGRATFWEISGRIPTSLTSIEWEDSFASVYSRDNPNLLFSMCGFEVRILPKIRAKELSSSQEGVWDLVDQNTRERTAKAFLQVSQEAVDHFHNRIRQILMSSGSTTFTKVAAKWNTALIALVTYYREAAIATPSLLDVLVKCETKIQNRVKMGLNSKMPSRFPPAVFYTPKELGGLGMLSASHILIPASDLRWSKQTDTGITHFRAGMTHQDEKIIPTIFRYVTSWENEFLDSQRVWAEYAIKRQEAIEQNRRLTFEDMENNWDRGLPRISTLFQKDRHTLAYDKGHRIRREFKQFSLARFNPFWWTSNHHDGKLWNLNAYRTDVIQALGGIETILEHTLFKGTGFDSWEGLFWEKASGFEDSLKFKKLTNAQRQGLSQIPNRRFTLWWSPTINRANVYVGFLVQLDLTGIFLHGKIPTLKISLIQIFRAHLWQKIHESVVQDICQVLDKELEVLQIDNVEKQAIHPRKSYKMNSSTADIVLTSTYKWKVSKPSLLNEKDDKMEIPATTFWIDVQLRYGDYDSHDISRYARSKFLDYTTDGMSSYPSPTGIIIAIDLAYNMYDVYGNWFPGLKPLVHNAMREIMKANPALYVLRERIRKGLQLYQSQPQEAFLNSNNYAELFNNDTQLFVDDTNVYRVTVHKTFEGNLATKPINGCIFILNPKSGQLFLKIIHTSVWSGQKRLGQLAKWKAAEEVAALVKSLPREEQPKQLIVSRRGMMDPLEVHMLDFPNISIRPSELHLPFAAVMKIDKLSDIVLKASEPQMVLFNFYDDWLKSISPYTAFSRVILILRALNIDTETANHILRPSANIVTQDHHIWPSLSDEQWVDVEAQLRDLILSDYSKKYNVNIQSLTQSEVRDLILGQDIRAPSVKRQEIAEIEDGKSNNQVENKELTALKTTTTNVHGEEITTVTTTNYEQSTFSSRNEWRNRAIAANNLHLRAKNIYVSSEEFVDDENSFTYILPKNILQKLIQISDLRIQVGAFLYGKSPADHVGVKEIKCIAIVPQLGNVNSIQFPNTLPDQVGYLKDLELLGWVHTQSQEFSYMTSFDITTQSRFFDEYKPNFVTMTVAYTPGSVTVSSFEITKEGFDWGRTNNDMMSETPSGFSKDYAKKNQLIMSDKIAGTFMVPDDDIWNYFFMGAIFNAAELYDLKLDIPLTFYDELHRPIHFSNFTHIEAGNEEEANQEDVFS, via the coding sequence ATGGGACGTAAATTACCCCCACCTCCACCTCCTCCAGGAATACTGAATAAGAACAAACGAAGAAAAGAGAATGATGGAAAACCAATTACGGAGAACAGCAATGGTGCCGGTAAGCAACAACTTCCACcacctcctcctcctccttcATCCTCTCAATCTTTGAATAGCAAACTTCGACCACCTCCACCTCCAcctccacctccaccaCCTTCTGCAGATAGTAAAAAACAATCAGCACCATCAACATCCCTTgaaaatgaacaagaaccaagaaaaagaacTTGGTCTAATGTGGTGAAATCTCGACGTCAGAAAAAGTCAGATACAAAGAGATCAGCCACTCAGGTCATACCACAGAAGCCAGAGATGCCACCGCAGCACTTGCGCAAGATTATGATTGATCATGGTGATTTGACTCTGAACAAGATTGCATCTGATAAACGCTCACACTTGGGAtctttaaaatatttaccaCATGCATTGTTAAAATTACTCGAAAACATGCCACAACCATGGGAACAGCAAAAGGAAGTTAAAGTTCTTTACCACACAACAGGAGCCATCACATTTGTCAATGAAATTCCCAGAGTCATCGAGCCAGTTTACATAGCCCAATGGGCGACTACTTGGAACATGATGAGACGAGAGAAAAAAGATAGGAAACATTTCAAGAGGATGAGATTCCCGCCATTTGATGACGAAGAGCCGCCGTTAGATTGGCTCGAAAACTTGGATGATACAGAACTAGTGGATGCCATTAGACTGAAAGAAATAGAGGATGACGACGAATTGAGAGATTGGTTTTATGATACAAGACCTTTAGTAGAAGACCCGGACATTGTGAATGGTGATTCTTACCGTAAATGGAATTTAGATTTTGGTACCATGAACAAATTGTATCAGTTGTCTCGACCTATATTACACGAGGGACAAACACAGAAATTCGATAAAAACTCCTTGTTCACAGCAAAAAGTCTAAATGTTGCTATTCCAGGAGGACCAAAGTTTGAGCCACTTTTCAAAgacaaaatcaataatccCGAGCTCGAAGATTTTACAGAATTCAATTCCGTTGATAGAATCATATTTAGACAGCCAATCAAGACTGAATATAAAGTGGAGTTGCCATTCTTATACAATTCCTTTGTCAAGAAAGTATCGGTTTCCCCTCTTGGTGCACCATTGGATTGCCGATCTCAGCAGCCACAAAGCAAGGGGCTTCCTGCTTTTACTTTTAATCCAAAATTCAATCTCATTGTGCCGAAAACACAACCTAAGAAGAGTGAGGATAAAgatgacgacgacgacgacaACAACGATTTTGCTTTAGATGTTGAGCCGTTTCTATCTTGGACGACAACTGAAGAAACAAATGACATTGAAGAGTTTGGAGAAGTTCCAGTGGAACCAAAAGGCACAGCAGATGCATtggatttgttttttgctCCATACCCTTTTAATCGTCGCAGAGGCAAAACCATACGTGCTCAGGACGCCGCATTAACGAAAGATTGGTATTTGCACCAGGCCCCGAAAAGCAGCAACACCAAAGTGCGTGTTTCTTACCAGAAgctattgaaaaattatgtGTTGAATGAGGTTCACAAACGACCAAACTCAAGACGAAGATCACATAAGAATAAACATCAAAAACTATTGAGGAGTTTAAAGATGACGAAATACtttcaacaaacaacaatagacTGGGTTGAAGCAGGTATACAAGTGTGCAGACAAGGGTTCAATATGTTAAACTTGTTGATACACAAGAGAGGTCTTACGTATCTTCATTTGGATTATAATTTTAACTTGAAGCCAACAAAGACGTTAAGCACCAAAGAACGTAAAAAGTCTCGTTTTGGGAACGCATTTCACCTTATTCGAGAGCTTTTACGAGCTGTCAAAATGATTGTTGATTCCCACATCCAGTATCGTTTAGGTAATGTTGATGCTTACCAACTAGCAGATGGGCTTTACTATCTTTTCAATCACTTGGGCCAATTGACAGGTATCTACAGATACAAATACAAGGTCATGCACCAAATACGTCAATGTAAAGATTTAAAACATATTATTTATCAAAGATTCAACAAAGTAATAGGTAAAGGTCCTGGATGTGGCTTTTGGCAACCGGCATGGAGAGTGTGGCTCTTCTTTTTGAGGGGTATCATTCCGTTATTAGAGAGATGGTTGGGTAACCTTATTGCTAGACAGTTTGAAGGTAGAAGACAAAATGATGTGGCAAAAACAATTACCAAGCAAAGAGTTGACGCATACTACGATATTGAGTTGCGAGCCCAAGTTATGCACGACATATTAGATATGATCCCTGAAGGATTGAAGCAAAGCAAATCTAAAACTGTTCTTCAACATTTGAGTGAGGCATGGCGATGCTGGAAAGCAAATATTCCTTGGAAAGTTCCAGGGTTACCCAAGCCCATTGAGAGTATAATTGAACGGTACATAAAAGCCAAGGCAGATGGCTGGATTTCAGTGGCACACTACAACAGAGAAAGAATTAGGAAAGGTGCACATGTGGAAAAGACAGTTGCTAGAAAGAATTTGGGGAGACTTACAAGGCTATGGATCAAGAATGAACAAGAAAGACAAATGAATTTTGGCAAGAATGGTCCATTTGTGTCACCAGACGAAGGGGTGAAGATTTTCCAAACAATGGTGAGCTGGCTTGAGAGCAGAAAGTTTAATCCTATTCCGTTCCCACCAATATCTTATAAGCACGACACAAAATTGTTGGTTTTGGCATTGgagaatttgaaagaaagCTATAGTGCAAATGCCAAGTTGAATTCGGCACAACGTGAAGAGCTCGCATTGATTGAGCAGGCATATGACAACCCCCACGAGTGTTTGGTTCGAATCAAGAAGTTTTTGTTGACCCAGAGAATTTTCAAGGAAGTTGGTTTAGAGATGATGGATTACTATAGCCATTTGGTGCCAACGTATTCGGTGGATCCATTGGAAAAAATTACTGATGCCTATTTGGACCAGTACTTGTGGTATGAAGCAGATAAAAGAAGGTTATTCCCCAACTGGGTCAAACCcagtgatgatgaaatcCCACCGTTACTTGTCTACAAATGGTGTCAAggaatcaataatttacaTAGTGTGTGGAATACGTCGGCAGGTGAATGCGGTGTCATGCTTGAAACTtcattaaacaaattttcgGAAAACATTGATTTCACCTTGTTGAACAGGCTTTTACGTTTAATCATGGACACTAATATTGCCGATTATATCACTTCCAAAAACAACGTGAGTCTTACATTCAAAGACATGAACCATGTCAACCAGTACGGAATCATCAGGGGACTTCAATTTGCGTCATTTGTGTATCAATACTATGGTTtagttgttgatttgttgattcttGGCTTGGATAGGGCATTGGAAATAGCTGGTCCCGTTCAGAACCCAAacaattttcttcaatttaaAGATTTGGAGACTGAAACTGCATCACCAATCAGGTTGTATTCGCGTTATTTGGACAAGATTCATatatttttccaatttgacAATGAAGAGGCATCTGGTTTAATTCAAGACTATTTGTCGGAACACCCAGAtccaaattttgaaaatgttgtGGGGTATAACAATCATAGATGCTGGCCCCGCGACTCTCGAATGCGGTTGATGCGACACGATGTGAATTTAGGGAGAGCAACATTTTGGGAGATTAGTGGACGCATTCCAACTTCGTTGACGTCGATAGAATGGGAGGATTCGTTTGCATCAGTGTACTCCCGCGATAACccaaatttattgtttctgATGTGTGGTTTTGAAGTGAGAATATTACCGAAAATCCGAGCCAAAGAGCTTCTGTCATCGCAGGAAGGTGTGTGGGATCTCGTAGACCAAAACACCAGAGAAAGGACAGCTAAGGCGTTTTTACAAGTGTCACAAGAAGCTGTCGATCATTTCCACAATCGAATTCGTCAAATATTAATGTCTTCTGGATCTACTACATTTACCAAAGTTGCTGCAAAATGGAACACTGCGTTAATTGCGTTGGTCACATACTATAGAGAAGCTGCCATTGCCACGCCGTCGTTGTTGGATGTGCTTGTCAAATgtgaaacaaaaattcaGAATCGAGTGAAAATGGGGCTCAATTCCAAAATGCCTTCAAGATTCCCACCAGCAGTGTTTTATACACCCAAAGAGTTGGGAGGGTTAGGCATGCTAAGTGCATCACATATTTTAATTCCTGCTTCAGATCTTCGGTGGTCTAAACAAACAGATACTGGAATAACCCATTTCCGAGCTGGTATGACGCACCAAGATGAAAAGATTATCCCCACAATATTTAGATACGTGACTTCTTGGGAAAACGAGTTTTTAGACTCGCAAAGAGTGTGGGCCGAGTATGCTATTAAACGGCAAGAGGCAATTGAGCAAAACAGACGATTGACATTTGAAGACATGGAAAATAACTGGGACCGAGGTTTGCCACGTATCAGTACGTTGTTTCAAAAGGATAGACACACTTTGGCTTATGACAAGGGCCATAGAATAAGAAGAGAATTCAAGCAGTTTAGCTTAGCCCGCTTTAACCCATTTTGGTGGACCAGTAATCATCATGATGGTAAATTATGGAACTTGAATGCGTACAGAACCGATGTTATCCAAGCGTTGGGTGGTATTGAGACTATTCTTGAACATACATTATTTAAAGGTACCGGTTTTGATTCGTGGGAAGGATTGTTTTGGGAGAAAGCTTCAGGTTTTGAAGACTCGTTgaaattcaagaaattgacCAATGCCCAACGACAAGGGTTGAGTCAAATACCCAACCGTCGTTTCACATTATGGTGGTCCCCCACAATCAATCGAGCAAATGTTTATGTTGGGTTTTTGGTGCAGTTGGACTTGACTGGTATATTTCTTCATGGTAAGATCCCAACATTAAAGATTTCgttgattcaaattttcagAGCTCATTTGTGGCAGAAAATCCACGAGAGTGTAGTCCAAGACATTTGCCAAGTTCTCgataaagaattggaaGTTTTGCAGATTGATAATGTGGAAAAGCAAGCTATCCATCCAAGAAAATCATACAAAATGAATTCGTCTACGGCAGACATTGTGTTGACAAGTACTTACAAATGGAAGGTCTCCAAGCCATCTTTGCTCAACGAAAAAGATGATAAAATGGAAATTCCTGCCACAACGTTTTGGATTGATGTTCAGCTTCGATATGGTGATTATGACTCGCATGACATATCAAGATATGCGCGATCAAAGTTTTTAGATTATACAACCGATGGTATGAGCTCGTATCCGTCACCAACTGGTATTATCATTGCAATTGACTTGGCATATAACATGTACGATGTGTATGGTAATTGGTTCCCAGGGTTAAAGCCGTTGGTCCACAATGCCATGAGAGAGATTATGAAGGCAAACCCAGCATTGTATGTATTGCGTGAACGTATTCGTAAGGGGTTGCAGTTGTACCAATCACAACCTCAAGAAgcatttttgaattctAATAACTATGCtgaattgtttaataaCGATACCcaattgtttgttgatGACACCAATGTTTATCGAGTTACTGTTCACAAAACATTCGAAGGAAACTTGGCCACAAAACCAATCAATGGGTGTATATTTATACTCAATCCTAAAAGTGGacaattatttttgaagATTATTCACACGTCGGTATGGTCAGGTCAGAAACGTTTGGGCCAATTAGCCAAGTGGAAAGCAGCAGAGGAAGTTGCTGCGTTGGTCAAGTCGTTACCACGAGAAGAACAACctaaacaattaattgtCAGTAGAAGGGGGATGATGGATCCACTTGAAGTCCATATGTTGGATTTCCCCAATATCTCCATTAGACCTTCGGAATTGCATTTGCCGTTTGCTGCGGTTATGAAGATAGACAAGTTGTCGGATATAGTTTTGAAAGCAAGTGAGCCGCAAATGGTGTTGTTCAACTTTTATGATGATTGGTTAAAGAGCATTTCCCCTTATACTGCATTTTCTCGagtgatattgattttgagaGCATTGAATATTGACACTGAGACAGCCAACCATATTTTACGTCCTAGTGCTAACATTGTGACACAAGACCACCATATTTGGCCATCACTTAGCGATGAGCAATGGGTTGACGTTGAAGCCCAGTTGCGAGACTTGATTCTTAGCGACTATTCCAAGAAATACAATGTCAATATCCAATCGTTGACGCAATCAGAAGTGCGTGATTTGATATTGGGTCAAGATATTAGAGCTCCTTCTGTTAAGAGACAAGAAATTgctgaaattgaagatggTAAATCCAACAACCAAGTGGAAAACAAGGAACTAACAGCATTGAAGACAACTACAACCAATGTACATGGTGAGGAGATTACAACCGTAACCACTACAAACTATGAGCAACTGACGTTTTCGTCAAGAAATGAATGGAGAAATCGTGCTATTGCTGCCAACAACTTGCACTTGCGTGccaaaaatatatatgtgAGTTCAGAAGAGTTTGTTGATGACGAGAATTCGTTCACGTACATCTTGCCAAAGAATATTTTGCAAAAGCTTATACAGATTTCAGACTTGAGAATCCAGGTGGGGGCATTTCTTTACGGTAAATCCCCTGCCGACCATGTTGGTGTTAAGGAGATTAAGTGTATTGCCATTGTGCCTCAGTTGGGTAACGTTAATTCAATACAGTTTCCAAACACCCTTCCCGACCAGGTAGGGTACTTGAAGGATTTGGAATTGTTGGGATGGGTTCATACTCAATCACAAGAGTTTAGTTACATGACATCATTTGACATCACCACACAATCGCGGTTTTTCGATGAATACAAGCCAAATTTTGTCACCATGACCGTTGCTTACACGCCAGGATCAGTCACAGTATCGTCTTTTGAAATCACCAAAGAGGGATTTGATTGGGGTCGCACAAACAATGACATGATGTCAGAAACCCCATCTGGGTTCAGTAAAGATTATGCTAAAAAGAACCAATTGATCATGTCCGACAAGATTGCTGGTACATTTATGGTGCCTGATGATGACATCTGGAACTATTTTTTCATGGGGGCCATTTTCAATGCCGCTGAATTGTATGATCTAAAGTTGGACATTCCGTTGACATTCTACGATGAACTACACCGTCCAATACATTTTAGTAATTTCACCCACATTGAGGCTGGTAATGAAGAGGAAGCAAATCAGGAAGATGTATTTAGTTAG